The following proteins are co-located in the Styela clava chromosome 15, kaStyClav1.hap1.2, whole genome shotgun sequence genome:
- the LOC120333880 gene encoding uncharacterized protein LOC120333880, giving the protein MNSAGQRLCRNKQDLKEFTASEFSFFEDEIRYLAGESKVNDNKNTIIPGGAHALHEELMSIVHDYDWENSSIISPVKLKRKNGSFSRRSDKQNAKRKISNSIAKFQLEGTKNLSQNIVVLLAALPSTEEEINSYFEWHVNDADYVLNKLMPSHLKSYFREKHDITLLWYDTRTLTQNDCSSTLDDEIGANIMKTFLASVGGCMIPVSRLCYNFEIEEVKEPLTCDWNSTCLSSLIPMTTWLQRDSKFPTESKPADEIHTIHVCRKLFASGSFQIQKICTLTTRGFEIDKEVISAMLSGVDCSSCVSNSNSKNSACTVSYSSNCEESRSKLCVRFNENFLQKCENSVKEKPPETVFMVTGTLRQNHLSHLLKSHFISGLYFTWCGVSTDNTCLSSSDILIVRTHKYCTKCGSEPSTDHCGAARYALLQIMTSKLGFIVFLSSTSSNAIMKLLNSEVPGWIDLPMTPQQDHQVNNPVCVELSDKPPSTMVPLKPKSFHPSMLERWSNTSVTGTLDDLILDDVTTKSNEIHDDILQKLQDLYMSKPDPSIESEEKKVDNIKSNSPQIKNSEFESEEKMIEMLKIEYNKALESEIKISIGDVPTHYCGEVVHIAQSIASVVFHHAQNTEESDWKKFGESLVTKHFICSASDIRRKNMDATSGKLQESILQILLRLECVSRLQPLQDDAFEELVEDICSLLRLISLSISPEMMLRCLSHVFVENYTSTCGELLCEVHSELMQPIPLQLKSFSKEASEESADMTGIKSVLSSVMSNNSSACSFGPGSNSSMTRKPMRRISSFTQLGRQIEVPGLIKQKSSASLNDERTGTENIKSRLRSSAKKEKNTNLTSMKKVGLVKRDLFSVGDGGNKSSSGNVSNFESSNQRKPNRRMSVSDTPDSKQRMTALSRQRLRLHKEQRNKDDKEMMTIIEESPMKLEDEPVQQRTAIKSPRHKVMLARRHSFYCDGRESRNVARAKIIHQHQQVAPSTPSVDGKKKKRAELSDGISPNSLLFVHNSQKNFASPVRTKPLLSLCDDSPAKNTRSHATKALFQSPVKEKGTTALFRSPMKQSGGLTNWPQSTTPKKIMKAKTPVKITSDVYIKGIKPIMESPLKIEQHLGCDVSHPSFVSSSMLSPVKTPLKRKSMTPKAKNPRKIETVDNNILKMNLGSDTDDACKYPDLLAVADAGTDEKLSKSQTTLDCYVIRTPREKRVCSASTEKSQESKKRKWSVDTTPTRDDINKWPRKKRGTDKSSPGIVSKKVKRSEDELLKNRDAPAKLFEDCLQDTEPESFHNDVFSSPDNGLIVMESCQSTSAGTSKSYSAVKAPPLLHEMRLRNTDTNENIVGSHDFLTLPPTPKLRLGISRHPTNKTITFSKSKKQSADEIWNEVFPLDEQDENLPEMKPHTNIVGETSKLSARSLLHIQNSPILTPNQKKAARAKMDFVT; this is encoded by the exons ATGAACTCCGCAGGCCAAAGGTTATGTAGAAACAAACAAGATCTTAAAGAATTCACCGCATCGGAGTTTTCATTTTTCGAAGACGAAATACGCTATCTCGCAGGCGAGAGCAAAGTCAATGACaacaaaaatacaataatacCAGGAGGTGCTCATGCGTTACATGAAGAATTGATGTCAATCGTACATGATTATGACTGGGAAAATTCCAGTATCATATCACCCGTAAAACTCAAAAGAAAAAATGGATCATTCAGTCGGAGAAGtgacaaacaaaatgcaaaaagaaaaatatcCAATTCGATAGCAAAATTTCAATTAGAAGGCACAAAAAATCTTTCTCAGAATATCGTTGTTTTGTTAGCTGCTCTTCCTTCGACTGAAGAAGAAATCAATTCGTATTTTGAATGGCATGTGAATGATGCTGattatgttttaaataaattgatgcCATCTCATCTGAAGTCATATTTTCGTGAAAAACATGATATCACACTACTATGGTATGACACAAGAACACTGACACAAAACGATTGTAGTTCA accCTCGATGACGAAATAGGAGCCAATATTATGAAAACTTTTCTTGCGTCAGTAGGAGGATGTATGATTCCAGTGTCAAGGTTATGCTACAACTTTGAAATAG aagAGGTAAAAGAACCATTAACATGTGATTGGAATTCGACGTGTCTATCTAGTCTTATTCCAATGACAACTTGGCTACAACGGGATTCAAAATTTCCTACGGAATCGAAACCGGCTGATGAAATTCACACTATTCATGTCTGCAGAAAACTGTTCGCATCTGGAAGTTTTCAAATCCAAAAGATCTGTACTCTAACCACTCGTGGTTTTGAAATCGATAAAGAGGTTATTAGTGCAATGCTATCAGGAGTTGATTGTTCAAGCTGCGTATCAAATAGTAATTCCAAGAACTCAGCGTGTACTGTATCGTATTCTTCAAATTGTGAGGAATCAAGATCCAAACTATGTGTaagatttaatgaaaattttttacaaaaatgtgaaaattctGTAAAGGAAAAACCACCTGAAACTGTTTTCATGGTTACTGGGACCTTGCGACAAAATCACTTGTCACATCTTTTAAAATCTCACTTCATCAGTGGATTATATTTTACTTGGTGTGGAGTATCTACTGATAATACTTGTCTTTCTTCGTCGGATATTCTAATTGTTCGCACTCATAAGTATTGTACAAAATGTGGATCAGAACCATCTACTGATCACTGTGGTGCAGCAAGATATGCACTGTTACAAATCATGACTTCAAAATTGGGATTCATTGTATTTTTAAG TTCAACGTCCTCAAATGCCATAATGAAGCTTCTGAATTCTGAAGTTCCTGGGTGGATTGATCTGCCCATGACTCCACAACAAGATCATCAAGTCAACAATCCAGTCTGCGTTGAACTAAGTGACAAACCACCTTCAACTATGGTTCCTTTAAAGCCCAAATCCTTCCATCCTAGTATGCTAGAAAGATGGAGCAATACGTCAGTGACTGGAACTCTTGATGATTTGATATTAGATGATGTTACAACAAAGAG TAATGAAATTCATGATGACATCTTACAAAAATTGCAAGATTTATATATGTCCAAGCCTGATCCAAGCATAGAATCAGAGGAAAAGAAAGTAGATAATATT AAATCAAACTCACCACAGATTAAAAACTCTGAGTTCGAATCTGaagaaaaaatgattgaaatgttGAAGATTGAATATAATAAAGCATTGGAATCAGAAATTAAGATATCAATTGGTGACGTTCCTACACATTATTGTGGAGAAGTTGTTCATATTGCTCAATCTATCGCTTCCGTTGTATTTCATCATGCTCAAAATACAGAAG AATCAGATTGGAAGAAGTTTGGTGAAAGTTTGGTAACGAAACATTTCATATGTTCTGCAAGTGATATACGGAGAAAAAATATGGATGCTACCAGCGGAAAACTCCAAGA GTCGATACTACAAATTCTCTTGAGGCTAGAATGTGTGAGTAGACTCCAACCCCTTCAAGATGATGCATTTGAGGAATTAGTTGAGGATATTTGTTCACTTCTGCGACTAATTTCACTCTCAATAAGCCCAGAAATGATGTTAAGATGCCTGTCTCATGTATTTGTAGAGAA TTATACATCCACATGTGGAGAACTGTTATGTGAAGTACACAGTGAACTAATGCAGCCAATACCTCTacaattgaaatcattttcaaaGGAAGCTAGTGAAGAGAGTGCTGATATGACTGGAATTAAATCAGTTTTAAGTTCCGTAATGAGTAATAACTCAAGTGCTTGTTCTTTCGGTCCTGGATCTAATAGCAG CATGACAAGGAAGCCTATGCGAAGAATTTCATCCTTCACACAACTAGGTCGTCAAATTGAAGTACCTGGCCTTATCAAGCAAAAGAGTAGTGCAAG CCTCAATGATGAAAGAACTGGAACTGAGAACATTAAGAGTAGGTTACGAAGTAGCgctaaaaaagagaaaaataccaatttgaCAA GCATGAAAAAAGTTGGTCTAGTTAAGAGAGACTTATTTTCAGTGGGTGATGGAGGAAACAAGTCAAGCAGCGGAAATGTTTCGAATTTTGAATCGTCTA ACCAGAGGAAACCAAATCGAAGAATGTCAGTTAGCGACACACCAGATTCAAAACAACGTATGACTGCATTGTCACGACAACGCCTTCGGCTGCACAAAGAACAACGTAATAAAGACGACAAAGAAATGATGACGATTATTGAAGAATCACCAATGAAATTAGAAGATGAACCAGTGCAACAGAGAACAGCAATAAA GAGTCCACGTCATAAAGTCATGTTGGCGAGACGTCATTCATTTTACTGTGATGGTCGAGAGTCACGTAACGTCGCTCGAGCAAAAATAATTCACCAACACCAACAAGTGGCTCCTTCCACTCCTTCAGTTgatggaaaaaagaaaaaacggGCGGAATTATCAGATGGAATATCACCTAACAGTTTGCTGTTTGTTCACAACAGTCAAAAGAATTTTGCATCACCAGTTCGCACAAAACCACTGTTATCTCTTTGTGATGACTCACCTGCAAAAAATACGCGAAGTCATGCTACAAAAGCTCTTTTTCAGAGTCCTGTGAAAGAAAAGGGGACAACGGCATTATTTCGAAGCCCCATGAAGCAAAGTGGTGGTTTAACGAATTGGCCCCAGTCAACTACCCCCAAAAAGATTATGAAAGCTAAAACTCCCGTGAAAATCACTAGCGATGTGTACATAAAAGGAATCAAACCTATTATGGAGTCACCATTAAAAATTGAACAACATTTAGGTTGTGATGTCTCACATCCTTCTTTTGTGAGTAGCTCAATGTTATCGCCAGTAAAAACTCCACTGAAAAGAAAATCGATGACACCGAAGGCAAAAAATCCTCGTAAAATTGAAACAGTTGACAAtaacatattgaaaatgaatttgGGGTCAGATACTGACGATGCATGTAAATATCCAGATTTACTCGCTGTTGCAGATGCTGGGACTGATGAAAAACTTTCGAAGTCCCAGACTACGCTAGATTGTTACGTTATTCGCACACCACGTGAAAAACGAGTTTGTTCAGCATCCACGGAAAAATCTCAAGAATCTAAAAAAAGGAAATGGTCTGTTGATACAACCCCAACTCGCGATGATATCAACAAATGGCCAAGGAAAAAACGAGGTACTGATAAATCCTCTCCCGGCATTGTTTCTAAAAAGGTGAAACGATCCGAAGATGAATTACTCAAAAACAGAGACGCGCCTGCGAAGCTATTTGAAGATTGCTTACAAGATACAGAACCCGAATCCTTCCATAATGATGTTTTTTCAAGTCCCGACAACGGACTCATTGTTATGGAAAGTTGTCAAAGCACATCGGCTGGAACGTCGAAAAGTTATTCAGCGGTGAAAGCCCCACCTTTACTACATGAAATGCGATTACGAAATACAGACACAAATGAAAACATTGTTGGCTCACATGATTTTCTAACGCTACCTCCAACGCCGAAATTGCGTTTGGGGATATCGCGTCATCCAACTAATAAAACAATAACTTTCAGCAAATCAAAAAAACAATCAGCAGATGAAATTTGGAACGAAGTTTTTCCTCTTGATGAACAAGATGAAAATTTACCAGAAATGAAGCCACATACTAACATAGTTGGCGAAACTAGTAAACTTTCAGCTCGATCACTTCTTCATATTCAGAACTCACCTATTTTAACACCCAATCAAAAAAAGGCAGCTCGAGCAAAAATGGATTTCGTAACATAA